The genomic window CCCCCGTGGGGCCCCTCCGCCTGGCAGCTCCTCAGGATGCAGAGCCCTGGGAGGGGGAGCGAGACGGCACACGACAGCCCCCCATGTAAGACTGGGTGACCCCCTGAGTCACAAAAGGGCACGGAACATGACAAGATATGTGTAATGTTATGTCTCTCTGGGTGAGTCTCATTTCCTCTTCCACTCTCTGTCTCAGGTGTATCCAGGATCCAGAAATAGTTGTGAATGTTTCTAAGACCATGTCAATGCAGTACACCCCACCAGAGCTTTCAGAGGACTGTCTGTATCTGAACGTATACACTCCAGCTGAAGCAGCAAGAGGAGACAAGCTGCCGGTGGGTTAAAGAAACAGCATTTATATGTAAGGATGGACCTTGTAGCCTAAATGCAAACCAGTGGAACAGACCTGCTATAAACACTAACTTtatgaagggaggaagtagCACATGATGATGAGTATACTGCTGTTCATTGTGTGACATCATATGTGTTGGCTGCTTATTAACCTTGTTCAAACAAAGCTTTATGGCAACACAGGTCTGTAGATTATATTATAGATCATTTTAGCTTGTTGGATAAAAATGACCATGTCACAACTGTCCACTTATCTAATTAGACTAAAtactaatatttatatatttatatatataatgcaaATGTACAGTCCTTAGGTGTGATACAACATCCTAAATACTTTTCAATTGAATTTTCAGTGCTTCTTTAAAACTGTTGATTGAATTGATATAGCTATTATTTCAAGATATACgtagcttttttaaaaataaatataatcagAAATACACTCAACCCCCATAAATGAATTGATTTAGTTTAATATCTGAGAAATAATGACAGACATGATAACAGAAACCACATCTAATGCTGCCACATGATTCGATTCATACAAAGAAAACTATTTTGCATCAACTAACACTTTCAACTAACTAGCTGCTTTCAGTATTCACACTTTAAGTCAAATTTCAATTTCTTACAATTCAACAACTTTCATTACACTTCTACTGAAGCTTTCAATATCACACCTTTACATTTAAAGCGTTTTCATCCCTCTGTCTTTATCTGATGCTTCAACTGCTTCCAGCTCCTACACCAACTAAAATGTAACTATTAcaaactgttcatattctgacccagCTAAAGTATTCCTTTATAATTAGTGCCTAGTTTACcaaatgcatgttttcttttggtttgacACTCTATTTGTTTATAAAATACATTCCGAATCACACCGTATTATGATCTCGTTATCTAAAACGAGAACAGCGATAATTATTTCTATCGATTTAatgaaagtgaaggatgcaacatTTGAATGGTAGGTTTCATGATGAGCATTAACACTCtctatgtgcaaaaatgtgtaccagcttctttaaaataaatcattttgaaatatttcaaattctTTTGCACttggccactttaggaaaagtcattaaatttcaGCCTTGAAGAATGTTATTTAGGGTGTTTGTATCGCTTTCAattgtcaaaatgggtcaaatttgacccgaacagtatgtaaggataaAACTGGTTTCAATGCTTACATACTATTTGGATGCCAATTAGCCACCAGCAAGGTAGCAACCACTCTAAGCTTTCAGTGCTTCTTGTCATTTCAACTGCTTAAATGTCTTATTATTTAACTGATGCTTTAACTGCTTTATTACCTTTTTCTTCAACATActcaaataaaaaatctttCAGTTATTACACTGACTGCCATTTCAATTGCTAGTGGGTGATTACACTTCAACTATTTTCAGTGCTTATCTCATGAAAACTAAGTGACTGATGAGTAAAGTTGAGTCTACagaaatctatatttttttatcttagtTTATAttggtgtgttgtgttgtgttgttgctcAGGTGATGGTGTGGATCCACGGAGGAGGTCTGACGATGGGTGCGGCCTCTCAATACGACGGCTCCCCGTTGGCTGCTTATGAAAACATAGTGATGGTTGTTATTCAGTATCGACTTGGCATTCTGGGATTCCTAAGGTAGGACATTGTGTCGCCCATCATATTTGTTTGAAATGattcaaataaagaaatcaaCAGAAAACATCCACAGTATCACAGCGACCATTTGACAAGACTTTTTAAGTTCTCCAAGAATTCAAAGCAAGTGTCTCGACTTTTTCTTGTCTCAAAGCACTGGAGATGAACACGCTCGGGGCAACTGGGGTTTGTTGGATCAGCTGGCAGCTCTGAGATGGGTGCAGGAAAACATTGAGGTGTTCGGCGGAGACCCACAAACTGTCACTATTGCTGGAGAATCTGCAGGAGGCATCAGTGCATCCATACTGGTAGGAATACAAATCActgcaaggaaaaaaaaaaaaccatgtaAACCAACATGTTAAGCCAACTAATGTTGATAGTAAAATGACAGGAACACATTGTACAAGTGTTTAAGTGACCCAAAAGGAAAGAGCCTCTTTGCTAATAACACCTGTGATTAATGTCGGAGTGCATCTTGAATGTATTATGTATCGTGTCCATTTGTCAAGTGATTGCATACGTTTCTTCCCTGATGAACAGACTCTGTCTCCACAAGCCAAAGGATTGTTTCACAGGGCAATTTTTCAAAGTGGAGTAGCAACACTTGGGACCTACACTACAAGCCATCCTCTGGCCTATGCTAAGGTACGGTAATATGTAAACTGAGTAGTTTAGCGCAGATTCAGAAAAGCAGCAATACTTGACACTCttatttaaagcaaaaatgtgtttttcttcttcactgtgcagaatgatggatgtgtagagtttgttttcacattcatttgatgTAATTGGAAAGTTTCTCTAAGCTCAATGAACATCTGATCATAAGGGTCCTataagcatgatttgtgacatcacaactagttagGGAGCCAATCGCACTGTAATATttaacttacacaagtgtgatgtggaaacttgaagcctccaatgcacaaacactgagaatggaatTTTATAGTGACGTAGGAGACAACTCGTTTCCAATGAAACatagattagatagatagaattattaacattttaataattaataattattttttattctatatATGTCCTAAAACATCagggaggggatctttaaagctgcattaatatttgtttttttggttttgtttttttggccacttgggggcagtacAATAGgccaaaacacaacattgacattcAGTGTTATCACATTAGAAAAGTTATTGCAAACATGTTAGTACACAGTTGCCATTGGAGTGGTATTTGTGTCCACCTAATGAATTTAGGAAATATATTACCTCTtgttttatctctctttctgtctcctccaACTCTTAGAACATCTGGTTCTTCTTTTATTTGGTAGTTACTCTATGTGTAGTTTGGTTCTTGGCAAGTAGTGTATCAGAACTGGATTCCAGGCCAGAAACCCAAAATACTGTAATGATCCAAATTAGACTAAAAAGCTCAGAGCTGAAGGAAACGGTAGAGTTAATACatctctgtgggttcatctATAGCAAACAAAACACCTGATTTGCTCTTGATGAACATATGAACATATTGGTTAGTGTAGCTTTATATTAGTATTGTGTAGCCTCTTTTGACCCTTAACCCATGAATGTTCCATCAATATATTGTGTCAGCATAATGTGGGAACAGGCAGTAACCAGTTATTCCATTGTTATCATGGTTTTACTTCACAGAGGTAAGGTAAATGTCAATGGCCTTTGAAGAAAACGTGTCCATATAGGTAATATGCTGTATGTGTTAATGGTAAAAAACACTATTTAGCTCATTAATTGAATCAGGAATGTTCTGGTTTCTATGAATAAAAGGGGTTATGTCTTCATCAACCCGAACTGGTGATCGCATGGAACAATATCAACAGATTTAGCTAATTGTGGCCTTAAACtttcaaacatacagtatttgttatTACATTTTCCCAGTAGATAGGAGTAAGCAACAGATTCAGCAGATTTGCAAATATGCTTAAtgttaaatactgtaaatagtTTTAGTCTTTGGCCTTTTCAGTTTCTTGCTTGTAACACTGAAAAGAATCACAATGTTTGAAAGTTTGACATTTGAGCATAGTCAGCATTATTGCCGATCAATAATGCAACTACAGATACTGAATATAATGCATCGTGACCACTTTGTCCACATTTTATAGCAACTAATGTCCAAAAGAGTACGTTGAACTCAAGGCACATTAACTTGTATGTATTCTTCCTCACACACAGGTTGTGGCCAACCTGACTGGATGTGACCGCAGCACCACAGAGGAACTGGTCCAGTGCATGAAAGGAAAAAGTAAAGATGAGTTAGTGGATGCAACCAAAAAGGTAAATGGTCTTGCTATGATAACACAAGTTTACATCGAGCAGGTCACAGGTGTCACAGATGCATCCAGCTTTAATTTGATTGTGTTGATTATGTTTTTTAGTCAGTCTTGCTTATTTTGGTTCTTTCTGTCTTTACACTGAACTGAAGCTTTGACTTTGGCCATTCAAGTTGAGGTGGGAGACCAAAAAACGTCAGAAAATGTCCTAGTTTTACAAGGTTtctgtaaatggtaaatggtgaatagactgcatttatatagcacctttttagTCTTCCAACCAATCatagcgctttacactacattcCTCACTCAATTTGGAGTACAGTATCTTGAAACCTTTGCAGATCTTTCACAGTACTGATAAAATATCCACAGATGGTGAAAATATTATTAGAAAAgtcaaaggaaggaaggaattaacaTGTTGTTTAGTCACAATATAAAAATTCTATACTTTGGCCACAAGATGGCAGTATGTGAGCACTCCGGCCTGCTGAGTAAAGACTAGAGAGCTTGGTCAATGATCATTAGCAGTAAGtcctgtgttgtgtgtttagCTGAAACTTTACCTGGGAGCCGCGGTGGATGGTGTATTCCTGACTGATACCGCCGAGGAGCTTCTCAAGAGGAAAGAAGTGCTGAAGGTTCCGGTGATGATGGGAATAACCAACCATGAGTTTGGATGGATCCTACCTCAGGTCCCACATTTCTCACTGACTTCCTTCAGGCATACTCAGTCTCTGTGGAAATAACACTACTCTTGTTATTAATGTCACACATCACTCACACTTCAGATCACTGTCTTCTTAAAGGGATCGAGGTGGCGTTCTTTTTTTGTACTTGAACTAATACTGAGGCATTGTCTCGTGTCATGTCACAGAGCTTTGCCCCTCCTGGCTGGGAGAACGGGATGAACAGAGAGTCTGTGCTGCCAGTGATCAACATGTTCAATCCTGCAGGGGTGAGCTGCATGATAGTCGCTGATGTTTGTTGATGATGAGAAtgagaaggacagagaggaagatgatgtgGAATATTATCAAGCACATGTATGGTAGGGTTAACACTCCTGGCTATGTCCCTGACCACTGGCACTGGCACTGAGCTGGAGTTGTGTGGACTGCACTGCAGCTGCCCACTGTGgctagtgtgtatatataggaGGGGTCAAATACAGAGGACAAATTTCATTTCTATGTATGTGCGAAATGATAATAAAGAGGGTCTTAATTCTTTTGATGAGAACAGTGATTCTTCCAGGGAATGCTACATGGGCCTGActaatagtgtttttttctgctgtcaaAAGCccatattaaagctgcattaactgATTTCAATTGAACTTAAGAATCTATTtcatcttcattcattcattcattcattcattcattcattcattcgtttCATACTGTATTCAGTTCAGACTTTTTATGTCCCATATGGCTATTTATGATTCGCTGTCCTAAAAATGGACATAAATAGATCATAGtgttaaatatcaacatttcagttcatttaaaaataattcatcattCTATTATTGTCTGTTCTTTCCCTAACGGGGCAAATTGTGGCAGGTCAGTgttcaaacattaaaagaaacaaactctttattcacacacattaaaacaatacaaaaaatacaaataggTTATTGTAAAGATGTTAATGCATTACTGACAGGCATTGTCCTGAAGGTAGACTATgccaaaaaagtgaaaaaaaggagCATCCATCAGTCTCTAACCTTCAGTTTCTTTAACATCCATGTGATTTAAAAGgtattcttatttattattaagcTGACTAAAGGAGTTCTGTGTTTTGCCAGTAATATTGCACTTGATTGCAATGAATACTTACACTTGATTCTTGTTATTTAACCAGCAAATAAGTTAAAACACTTGCAGTGAAAATGATATTAATCTTTGTCAATGTTCTACAGTAGATTCCAGTAGATTCAGATTGAGCACCTGCGCCATCAATAATGGCTGGAAGACTGTCAGTGTATttgtaaaatgattatttgattagttttacatacaatttaaaagtgtaaaCATGTTCCTGCAGTAGGGGCTCATGACTGACTGAGAGGAGACATAATAACTCATTTTATTATGTGATTTTGTGAGTTTATTACTGACAAATTctataaaacatataacaatAACCTAACTTTATATTTagggaaaatataaaaaaaaacatttccaataTTATCACATAACAGTAgtatagtattttttaaatgactactAAATAAGTGAAGTTTATTTTCCAGCTTCACACTTGGGCAGATGGTCAGTGGCTGATAAGAGGTTATCATCCTCCTTGTCAATGAATCTGTGTAGAAAAACAATCCAAAATCAGAGAGAAATCTGACGGTCCAACCTTGCTTCCTGTTCCAGGCCTCCTCTGCTAACGTCCTCATCGCAGATGAATACCTGAAAGATGCCAAAACTCCAGAGGAGATCAGAGACGGATTCACTGAAATCATGGGAGACCTGCTGATGACGCTGTCTGTTGTCAAGGTGGCTGGTTACCATGCAGGTCAGAAAGGGAGAGGCACAGAGAGAGCATATTGACAGCTCTGTGAATAAATGGAAAACAATGTGACTTCTTTGTGTCAAGTATACAGCCCTAATACATCAAAGCCCTGTGTAGGAAGACATTCTGTCGATATCGCTGCCATTTGCCTGTAAAGATTATAGATTACAGGATGCTCATTTAATCTCATTTCAACCTTGTACAAGTAGACAACCCCCCCAGTAGAGTTCATGTATCACCCTGATATGCACAGTGGTCACACAGGACAAACTCATTTctttgtgacctttgacctttgccTCAGTCTGCCcacctcttgttttttttaaacttttcttcctctctctcgctcgtGTGTACAGATGCGGGTGTTCCAGTTTACATGTATGAGTTTGTACATCGTGCtgatatacacaaacacagtagaCCCAGCTTTGTGAAGGCAGATCACGCAGATGATGTCGGCTTCATGTTTGGTGGATGTTTCTGGAACggaaatataaaaatcattGGTAGGTTATATGCAATATGCTACCTAtgatatataatgtatttatgtatagcACTAAACTAAACGAACAGGTAGGAGTCCAAATGACTACAACACAACACTGAAGTCACTTCAGGTCATATACATAGACTGGTCTTTCATTTTGTAATGAAACTCTTCCCTTGTCATCTTCAGGCACCATTACCAAGGACGATGAGACGGTTTGTAGGACTATGATGTCATACTGGGCCAACTTTGTCCGTACTGGGTGAGTAGGAACTGAACTACAATATCATTAGAGCAGCactaatcaatagttttatgtTATCATTGAAATTAAATGACTATGTTGAATGTAAAAAAGGCCAATTATAGTTGACTATTGTCAGTTAAAGAAGCTCTGAGAAGCTACTTTGCCTAACCTTCACTAAACAGCAATTAGCTGGTGGAAATAGTGgatcatttagcagctaaagatatttttctcaatagtggtggagaacaaaacagagctaaaaggacaATATCAACCTTATAAGATGATAATAAGACAGTGTTGTGTCTACAGTTTGTTTGTGCTGCCCTCAAgtggcaaataaataaaaaaaacctataaaAAGTAGCTTTAATCTGAATCATAGGGTAGCATGGCAACCTTCACTTTATAGACTGAGCACATTAAATCAATAACAATCACACACTCTGAAGAGGACATGTAATATATAGACCCCCCCTCCTAATGTTTGTCACTACCATGTTTGTGTATGCTCAGCTCTCCCGATGGTCCCGGGCGGGTCAGCTGGCCTCAGTACGACAGGCAGAATCAGAAGTACATGGAGCTGGGCCTGACGCAGACTGTGAATGAGAAACTGAGAGAGGACAGAGTCCATTTCATTACAGTTACCCTCCCTCAGAAGCTGCAACAGCTAGCAGCAAACTGATCACTACAagttcacattattattaagatGTTATCATTAACAGTTATTTTTCCTACACATTCTCAATGTAACTAAGTAGTAGGATTACTTCTCCCATCTGAGCATAATACTGTTGGTCCAGTTGTCAACCTGCACCTCTTTACTTCTGTTTTACAAAAAggattttctgtttctgttttagttCCATTGAAGTGTCTTAGTTCCATTGAAGTGTCTTTTGTTGACTTGCATTTTGTAACATAGCTGTAATAAAAGGAAATCTATTCATTGCATGTAAAACAAATGTCTCATTTGTCTCCCTGCTGGCAGTTTGCAGTAGCTTTTGggaaatcatttagatgtgtgAGTGAGCGActgacatttaatataaatgtgtgaattaaattgattgatttgatttgatgattgattgattttcctTCAATATCAATTGTATACACTATGTAAatgattacagtttttttttaaaagtgtaatcTGGCTTGTTAAAATTCAGCACGTAGAAATATAATAACACATCATCATGTGGCAAGGAATATCTTTATTCTGAACATTGTGTAAATCTGGGTTTGCCCCTCATTTAGTTAATGTGACGTAGACGAGTGGTACGTACATTTccgacatttaaaaaaaaaaaaaagattgattaaGCAACACTGAGCAGTATTGAGTTTCACACTGAGACCAtagtgtttaaaaaatatgattgtcttattcaacatgtttgaataGAAGATGAACAAGCATCGCGTTACGTTAATTTGCCAACGTTTCGTTTATGGAATGTAATTttccagcgtgtgtgtgtgtgtgtgtgtgtgtgtgtgtgtgtgtgtgtgtgtgtgtgtgtgtgtgtgtgtgtgtgtgtgtgtgtgtgtgtgtgtgtgtgtggaggacaTTAATAAAAAAGCACGAGTTTCCTTTCCCTCACAATAATATCATCCTCCATCAgtgtttcttcttcatgtttatCATCATTCTTATATTCTGACTTGACACGCCGCTGCGCTCGCTCCGCCACGCTCATTGGCTGTGCCGTTAGCCGACGTCATTGGGTTCCCCCCTTCGCGGCGCTCGCCTCCGTTTGCGCGTGCGCACTCGTGCATCATCAGAGCTACAGTCTCGACCAAAAAGCTACGACGCATcagcagtgagcagcagcacCGGACCCTTCACGTAAGTACAGCTGTTACTTCCGTTGTCAGCttataaatatgtgtttacaCAGTtaggcttcttcttcttttatgacTTCTAAAcgccattgttgtgaagcatgtatgtttgtttgaatgGTTCCAGGGTTAAGCGGAGGGTTAACTCGCCTCTTGTCgtgatgttttggtttttggaaACAGTATCAATAGCttaatttgaattgttttaatatttataggCTTCACTTTGCCTGCAAACTTATCCGACTGATGTGAGGTATCCCTGTTTGCATGAAAATGGCTCCATAGTCCCGTTGTGATCGTGCCCATGCACACAGGACAGGAAACGTCAGCCTTTCGGTGTTTATTCAGTGCTGCTTCCTATCTGAGCTGTCAAGTGAGCCCAGTCCAGCAACTTGAACTCACTCATAGGTCAgcatttgtgtgtaaaataataagCTGTGGTCTGTACTGTGTGAGTCCGAGCACCTGTTTGTTtcactttcatattttaattcatCCGCAGCAGATTTTGGCTGCCTCCTATGGAAAGCGACGTAAGCCAAACTTTAATCAATCATTTGGCGATTTAAGCTCATCTTACTTATTGACAGATATTTAGCAATCAATATGGGGCTCAACGCTTTTATCTTAATTGTCTAGAGAGACATTTATTTTTCGGCAGGTGTGTCATCCATTAAGCGAGTTGTATTAGCAGGAAATTTCAACTTTTGTAATTGGTTTACACTGAAGTTCAGCAAGCGTCTTCTACCAAAATCGGCCCTGAATTGTGGTCGACTGTGGCGAGTTGTGTCGAACATTAATAACAACATGCGGTTTTTTGGTGCTGATAGATATGCCGCATTGGAGACTAGACCCTCTTGTTTGGCCACAGCGGTTGTGTTGTGGTTTATCGGTTATGCACAGTTGCTAATAATCAGTGCAACATCAAATTAGATGATTTTTAAAGGGAGTCTGGCGTGACGTTCTTTCTTACACGTGATAGAAAAAGAAGTTCCACAAGCAGATGGTACATAATACATAAATCTAGATAAATGCAGTATATCATAACTATAGATGGTGAACCCTGCACAGGTCAAAGATCTATGTCAAATatgttcttaaaaaaacatttgatacaGTCATACATTCTAGATTAATCAAAAATCACCATACAACAATTTTGAATCACTCACATTGATCAATTACAGTAGCCTACTGATCTTTAATGCCTGTTTGCCATTTAAGGAAAGACCTGCTTACTTATTACTGGAGCTCCAGTACTTTGTGATTGACACAAAGGCTGTGTTTGGTGTTATCTTGGAGCGCACATGGAAGGGAACTTCCTCTCTGACTTTATAGCATCCATCACTCATTTCACCCTCGCTTAGCTGCTAAAAGTAAGAGGGACTTTTCTGGAAATAATC from Scomber scombrus chromosome 6, fScoSco1.1, whole genome shotgun sequence includes these protein-coding regions:
- the ces3 gene encoding carboxylesterase 3, yielding MRTALFFVYLLSVVTAIAQAAPAGSGNPVVSLTNGQIRGEYVTVKGTEKLVKQYLGIPFARPPVGPLRLAAPQDAEPWEGERDGTRQPPMCIQDPEIVVNVSKTMSMQYTPPELSEDCLYLNVYTPAEAARGDKLPVMVWIHGGGLTMGAASQYDGSPLAAYENIVMVVIQYRLGILGFLSTGDEHARGNWGLLDQLAALRWVQENIEVFGGDPQTVTIAGESAGGISASILTLSPQAKGLFHRAIFQSGVATLGTYTTSHPLAYAKVVANLTGCDRSTTEELVQCMKGKSKDELVDATKKLKLYLGAAVDGVFLTDTAEELLKRKEVLKVPVMMGITNHEFGWILPQSFAPPGWENGMNRESVLPVINMFNPAGASSANVLIADEYLKDAKTPEEIRDGFTEIMGDLLMTLSVVKVAGYHADAGVPVYMYEFVHRADIHKHSRPSFVKADHADDVGFMFGGCFWNGNIKIIGTITKDDETVCRTMMSYWANFVRTGSPDGPGRVSWPQYDRQNQKYMELGLTQTVNEKLREDRVHFITVTLPQKLQQLAAN